A stretch of DNA from Gottschalkia acidurici 9a:
CGTCTTGTGAAGCTTGAACTCTAGAAGATAGTGCAAGTTCTACACTACTTGAATCATATATATTTATATCTTCATCTACTATTACAACATGTTTTATATCATAAGAACTTCCAAGTGCAGCTAGTATTGCTGTTTTAGCATCTCCAGCTTTACGTTTTTTTATAGATATTATAGCATGTAATCTACATCCAGCTCCAACAGTAATGTTAACATCTTGAACATCTATTGTTGCATTTTTAATTGCTGCATATAATTCCGCTTCTCTAATTAGACCATTCGCAAGATGCTCTTCTCTACAAGGGAATGCATGTTGGAATATTGCATTATTTCTATGCATTATACATTTAACTTCCATAACTGGGTTTGGAGCTACTTCTCCATAATATCCCATAAGTTCTCCAAAAGGTCCTTCTATAACACGTTTATTAGGAACTAGTACACCTTCTAGAACCATCTCAGCATAAGCTGGTACTTCTAAATCAACTGTGTGACACTTCACTAATTCTAGTGGCTCTCCTCTTAGAGCACTATCAACTTCATGTTTGTCTAATCCATATCTTCTAGAACCTATTTGAGATGCTAATAGATATGTGGCATCATATCCTAATACAACTGCACATTCTAATGGTTTATTTATCTTTTCAAACTCAGCAAATTGTTCTAAAAGTGCCGGAGAGTGACCTGATACTAAAGCACTTATGCTATTTCCACCATTAATTTGGAATCTACGTACTGCCATATGAGTATATCCTGTTTCAGGATCTCTTACTATAAACATTCCCGCTGTAATAAACGCTCCAGAATCCTTCTCATGTGAAGTAGGAACTGGGAACATCCTAGGTATATCTATATTTCCTGTAACTATATTTTCTTTTATAGGTCCGTTATTCACCATTTTTGCAGGTTGCGGATTAGCTATAGCGTCCATAAATCTGAACAATCTATTTTCGCTTGTAACATCATTCATTAATTTATAGTAAAGTTCACGATTACCGTATAACCCACCTAATACAGGCATATCATATCCTTTTGGTTTGTTAAACATTATAGGTTTTCTGTTGCTAAAGTATCTTAACACAGCTCCTAATTCAAACTTAGGATCTACTTGAGTATTACAATACTCTATTTCTCCTAGTTGTTCTAATTTATTAATTGTTGCTCTTAACATTTGTGTTTCCAATCTGTTCCCTCCTTTCGTACTATTCGCCCCATCTTGTTATAAGATTATGCTCTATTCCTATCTGATCAAGTATTCTAGCTACTATACCACTAACTATGTCTCCTATAGTTTCCGGATGACTATAGAATCCCGGTGAAGGTGGAAGTACAGTCACACCTGCTCTAGACAGCTTAAGCATATTCTCAAGATGTATTTGGCTTAACGGAGTCTCTCTCGGTACTACAACTAATTTCCTATTTTCTTTAATTATAACATCCGCGGCTCTAGTCAATAAATTATCTGATAATCCATTAGCAACAGCAGATACAGTCTTCATTGAGCAAGGAACTATAACCATTGCATCCGTTTTAAATGAACCGCTAGCTATAGGTGCTGCTAAGTCTTTATTTTCATGAAAGTGTGTAGCTAGTCCTTTAAGTTCTTCTAGTTTAATACCACATTCGTGTTCTACTACATATTCTCCTAATGTAGATACAACTAAATGAGTTTCTATATTTAATTCTTGTAATATTTTTAAAAGGGCTACTCCGTATATAGCTCCACTACCTCCAGAAATTCCTACAACTACTCTCATACTGTTTCCTCACTTTCTGATTTTAACCCGTTGCTTTTATAGAACACCTATTATTAAAAAAGTCGTCTTGAAAAAAGACGGCACTATATTTGGTCAGTATTTATTATGACCACTTCCTCATATGAGGAAGTAGTCATATTTTATTTCTTTATTAAATAAGTTCTAATTAACCTTGAACTTTGTTTTGTTGGTCTCCAGCTCCAGCCCATGGATCGTTTCCAGCATCTATAGCTGAAGTAAATTCGTCTATGTCTATAACTTTTGTGAATATACTTAAGTCTACTAATCCATTTTGGTGTTGTGCTTCGTCTTTAGAGTGAACTCCGTCTCTTAAAGTTATAACTCTGTAAGCTAATGCTAAAGCGTCAGCTGCAGTTGATCTAACACAAACGTTAGTCCAAACTCCTGTTACAACTACTGTATCTAAGTTTTCTTCTCTTAGGTATAAGTCTAAGTCAGTGTGCCAGAATGAACTGTGTCTTCTTTTAGGAATAGCGTACTCTTCTCCTTCTGGGTATAATTCTTTTATGAAGTCTGATCCCCAAGTTCCTTTTATAGCGTGAACTGGTCTAACTCTGAAGTCAGCGTCATTTTTTCTGTGCGCTTCTTGGATGTGGATTAATTGAACATCATCTTTACCTGCAGCGTTTCTTTCTCTTACCCATTTGAATAATTTTTGTAGGTTTGGAACTATTTCTTCTCCACCTGGACATCTTAATGGAGCTTTTTCTCCTATAAAGTCATTTAACATATCGATTACAACGATACCATATCTGTGTTGATTACTCATTTATATCTCCTCCTCGAATTTTATCAAAATTTATTTTATATAAAATAATTATGGCGTACAGCGTATCTACTATACGCCATAGTTATTTATTAACTATCTTAAATTACTTATTGAACTCTGGTAGAGATTCTCTCTCTCTTCTGTTCACTCCTGTTGGAGTTGTAGTACCATAAGTTATTGTTTTTGGTAATACTTGAATGCTTTGTCTCTTAACGTACTTACCAAATCCTGGTTTAACCATGATTCCTTTGATTCTTCTTACATCTTCATTTATTTTTTCTGGATGTAGTTTTCTGTAACTTCTATCGTACTCAGCAGCTGCTAATTCTGGGAATTGCTCGAATATATCAGCAAATTTCTCTTCAGTACCTTCTGGGAAGTTATGAACTGTTTTTTCTAATTCTGCATCAGTTAATGTTGGTAATACACCTTCTTGAGTATCATCGAATACTACTGTTCCACGAACTATAGTTTTTAGTACTCTACCTTTTAATTCCATACCGTCAAGTGGAGTGTATCCACACATTGAAGCTTGGTTTCCTTTCGCATCAATTGTCCATTTTTTCTCAAGGTCAACTATAGCAAAGTCAGCATCTGATCCTATTTCCATAGCACCTTTTTTAGGATATAGTCCGTAGTGTTTAGCAGCGTTAGTTGATAATACTTCCACAGTTCTGCTAAGTGATAATCTACCCTTGTTTAATCCTTCTGATATGATTATCGGAGCCATAGTTTCTACTCCTGGAATTCCTGGGAATGCTGTCCAGATGTTCATTCCTTCTTTATTTTTTTCTGATTCTATTTCATATGGAGCATGGTCTGTAGCCATGAAGTCTATGCTTCCGTTTCTTAACCCTTCCCATTGCTCTTCGTTATCTGCAGAAGTTCTTATTGGAGGAGCTATTTTAGCTTGTGAACCATGTTTAGTCATAGCTTCTTGATAGTTAAGTGTTAAGTAGTGAGGACAAGATTCTGAAGTTGCGTTTATTCCTCTCTTCTTAGCTTCTCCTATTAATTTAGCACCGATTCCAGTACTCATGTGAACTATGTGAAGTCTTGCTCCTGTAGCTTCAGCGAAGCTTATTCCTAATTCTATAGCAACTTTTTCAGCTAATTCGTTTCTAGCTTCTGACCAAGCTGGTCCGTCCATTCTTCCTTCTTCTTGGAACTTCTTAACATAGAAGTCACATATAGCGAAGTTCTCAGCGTGGATTCCTATTGGAAGTCCTGTTTTAGCAACTTCTTTGAAGCACTCAAGCATCTCTGGATCAGTAACTCTTGGATAAGTTGGTACTGATGGAGTCATGTAAACTTTAAATGCAACTACTCCGAAGTCAGCTTGTTCTTTAACGTTGTGCATCCAACCTTCTCTAACGTCTTCTCCTGTTACTCCTCCCCATAGACCGTAGTCTACTATTGTTTGTGCGTTAGCTATATCTATTTTAAGTTCTAATTGTTTAACTGTTCTTGTTGATGGAACTGTACAACATGGCATATCTATTATTGTAGATACTCCACCTCTTGCTGCAGCCGATGTTCCTGTTACCCAGTTTTCTCTATGTCCAAATCCATGATACATTATATGAGTATGTGAATCTATAAATCCTGGGAAAGTTAAATGTCCTTCAGCATCGATAGTTTCTTTTGCTTCTATTCCGTGAATAGTACTTACAAAACCTGCTATTTTTTCGTCTTTAACTAAGATATTAGTTAATACAGTATTGTCTCCTTGAGGGATCTTAGCGTTTTTAATGATTACATCATAACTCATTTTTAAACTCCTCCTAATTTTTAAATTATTTTTTTGATATCTACTATTTTATCATGATATCGTTTTCAGTCAAATTACCTCTGAATAAGTATAATGTTATATTATACAAATATCTTATAGTAACTTTGTCCTAACAGGAAAATATCAAGACAAAATTATTACCAAAATTATATGAAGCATTAATGTCAAATTGAAGCCTTTTTAAGTATCACGTGATATATAATATAATTCTATATAGATTTATTTTCACCTTCTATTAAAAAGCTTTAATTTAAAACTTTCTTTAATATTAAGAAGGTAATTTCACGATATATTTATTACTTTTGATGTTAATATAACTATATCACAAAAAAGGATTTTTTACATTTGTTATTTTTATATAATTTAAAACTGTTTTTAACTCTTTTTTAGGAAGTTCTTTTATAGTATTATTACAATAATGATTTATAAAGCCTCTTTATATTAGATAATTTACGCGTTTTTTCTACATTTTACTTGGTATACTTTTTTAATTAAATTCACAATAATAAAGATATATTTACAAGCTATGCATCATTTAATAACTAAGGCTTATAATTTCAATTGATTTATTAATATTATACTTCTATAATTAGTTCAATTTATTATCATGCTAAAAGCTTATATTAAGTATAAATTAGTATAAGTATATAGATATATACCATAAATTTATGACTATAGCTTGAGATTTTAACTTATATTATTAGCATTATAACTTAAACATCTATTATAAATCTAGCCTTTTTAGTATTTAAGATTTTAGCTATAATAAATTTGTTAAGTATTAGATATAGTGCTATAATCATATATAGTAATATCTTTAAATTAAAAATATATTTGGAAAGGAGTTTTACTTATGAACTTACGTTTAGTTGACTTAACGCAAGATATTTATGAAGGTATGCCATTATATGGAATACATCAAAAAACATTTATAATGACTAATCAAACTCATGAGCAAAGTAAAGCAGCTACAGGAAGTGACTTAGGGTTTTATGCAAGAAATATCCTTATGAGTGAACACTGTGGAACTCATAGTGATGCTGTTCTTGAGTTTAAAGAAGGTGGCAAAGATATCGTAGATATGCCTATAGAGTATTTCTATGGTAGTGCTATATGCGTAGACTTAACTCATATGAGATATCCAGATTATATAGAAGTAAAAGACTTACAAGAAGCTATTGCTAAATCTGGACAAGAGATAAGAAAAGGTGATATATTCCTTATGTACACTGGTCTATTTAATAGAGAATATCCAGGTGCAGGATATCAAAATCACTACACAGGGGTAAGTTATGAAGCTGCTAAATGGTTAGCTGAACAAGGAGTAGTAAATATAGGAGTAGATGCTCCCGCAATAGATCAAACTCCAGATGACTTAACTTTTGCAGGTCATAAAGTTTGTGGAGAATATGGTATAACTAATACTGAAAACCTTTGCAACTTAGATCAAGTTGTAAATAAAAGATTCTTATACTTTGGTCTTCCTTTAAAAATCCCTGGAGGAACTGGTTCTCCTATACGTGCAGTAGCACTATTAGAAGATTAATTATAGTACTTAAAATAAAAAATACTCATAGAGTAAACTCTATGAGTATTTTTTATTTTCCAAGCAATTGTTTTATTTTCAGTGATATCTCTAGATTTAATCTATCATTAGGATTTTCTAAATCCATATTAGTTATTTCCATAATTCTTTGTACTCTGTAAAGAACAGTATTATAGTGAGTGAACAACTCGTCAGACATCTTTTTTAAATTTCCGTTATTGTCAAAATATGACTGTAGTGTCTTCACAAGTTCAGTAGACTTTTTCTCATCATAGTCTACTAAAGGTTTGATAGTACCATCATAGAATTTTGATAATTCCTCTTCTAGATGGTCTTGTGATAATATTTTAAATATACCTAAGTTTTCAAAGTTAGTCACTAAGTTTTCTTTTAATATCTTTCCAGTTGATATTGCCTTTATAGAGTCTATATAACTGTTTGCGAAATTTTCTAAATAACTATTAACTCTTCCTATTCCAACACTCATATCTATGCTTTTGAATCTTTCATCTATAGATTCTATTTGTTTTGAAAACTCATTTAGTGCACGCTCTATACTTTCATCATCTTTGAATGATAAAAGTATTATTATTAATTCAGTTTTACTTGCTACTACTCCAGTAAGTTCTAGATCTCTTATACTTCTCTCTATATGGTCATGAACTTTAGAAAGGTAAAGCTCTAGAGAATTAACTACTCCATCTAATTTCGTGAAGTTTTTTTCTTCAACATTATCTTTTCCTTTAATCTTTATAGTCACACTTAAAAATTTATCATTTCTATTCAAGTTAAAAAAAGATGCGCGTTCAATAGCCTTTTCTTTTCTTTTACTATCTAGTGATATAAGATCCTCTATGAATTCAGACTTATACCTATTTTCTACTTCTCTTACAGATAATATTTTGAGAACTTCTAATGCTATAGTAGTAGATGCTATTTCTAGTACTGACAGTGCATACCCTCCTAATGGCTTGTTTACCCCCCAAGCAAATATATGTCCAAAAACACTATCTTTAGCTATTACTGGTACTACTATTCTCTTAATATATTTAGAATCTAATAATTCATTACTTTCATCTATCTTTTTCTCACTATACCTGTTAGGATTTTTATAAAAGTTTAATACATTTTCAAAAAGTATATCTTTCTTATCACTTTCAATTAATTCAAATTGAGATATTTCTTTATCCTGAACATCTAATTTAACCAAAACTGGATTTTTTATATTATCACCTATGAGATTAGTTATGTCTTTAATATTTTGACCCTTTAGCATTGCATTCATAAACTGTTCATAGATTTTCTCTATCTTTTTAAGTAAATATGCCTGTCTATTGAATATTTCGTTAAATATAGGGGTCATTATATCAGATAATGGTGTAGCATAATAAATATCTATAACGGGAAAGTTCAAATTTTCCGCTAGCTCCAAAACTTCACTCGGCAGAGTTTCTAAGTAAGGGTGTACTTTTATACCGATTCCAGCTAGTCCTTTCTTAGAAGATTCCTTTATTATATTTTTTTGTTCTTGTAATGTAATTTTTTTAAAGGAGTAACCTGTCATTAATAGCAAATCACCTTCTTCAACCCAACTTATAACATCTGGATCCGCCATAACATTTACACTAGATATAGTATTTTTTATGCCTTTAAATCCCGCTATTATTTTGCAGTTCTTCATACAGTCCATCTTTAATACTTCTTCAATAGTTATGCCGTTTTGTCTACTCATTCCATCACTCCTCTCAGGTATTTTACATACTATATTTATATTATATAGAAAAACATATAAGATTATATACCTTTCCATATAATATAAAAAGAGGGAATTAAAAATCCCCTCTTTGAAATATATTAATAAATTATGCTAATTTACTGAAAACGTCTTTTTCGTGTACTTCTCTTAAAGCTTTAGCTTCTTTTACTAATTCATCACATGTTTTTCTCATTTCGTCGTTGAAAGCTTGATCACTGATGCTTCCTAAGTTTATTAATACGTTATAAACAGCACCTTGTACTCCTGCTGTTCCTATTAATGATGCAACTCCTGCGTCAGTTATAGCATTTTGGTTTCCGTATTTTAAGAATGAATCTATAAGTTTTACTGATTCTAATGCTTTTTGAGCTGCTTCTAGAGGTACTCTAACAGCACCTTTCATAGCATCTTCCATAGCTTGTTTTCTAGCAGCTTTTTCTTCATCAGTTTCTTTTGGTAATTTTAAAGCTTCCATGTAGTCGTTGAAAGCGTTAGTATCTTCGTCAACTATTTCCATTAATCTTTTTCTTAATTCAATAGCTTTTTTAGTTCCCTCTTCTATTTCTGTCTTTTGGCTATCTTCTAAAGCATCAAATGCTTTTCTTCCTATAGATAATCCTCCAACCATTGCAGTTAGAGCAGATCCTAATCCTGCTGCTAAAGCTGATACACTTCCACCACCTGGAGCTGGAGCGTCACTTTCTACTACTTCAACGAAATCATTAACTGTTCTTTCTACTAATAACATTCTGTTTCCTCCTTATATATGTATAATTATTTGTTTATGCTTGTTTATATAGTTACATTTTAATATGTTTTATAGACTATGTCAAGTAAGTCAGTTGTCTATAAATCCTAATAATTTCAGTACTATATTATTTATAATACTCAGATAAAATCTGTTATTGGTTATATTGTTGGGTATAACTAAATATATAATAAGTATAAATATTTGTCATTTATAAAAGAACTGTACCATAATTTGTATAGTAGTTTTTTAGCATAAAAAGCATTGACAGGAATAAAGTATATAGTATACAATTTACCTAGGATAACGTTTTCCAATTAATATTTCATATTATTTGCTCAATTAAATTAAGAAGCCTTAAATATTTCTATCAATTTAAATTTGTTTTTAAATACGAGATATAAATTTTCGTATTTAAGTAATAATATTATTAAGGAGGTAGATTCTATGAAAGAATGTCAAAATTTACAGGGTAATTCTTCAGAGCTTATTTGTAGGCTTGATGAAAAGCCACCTTTAGGTATGTCTATTTTATTAGCTTTTCAGCATATTGTAACTGCATTCGGTGGTATAGTTGCAGTTCCCTTAGTAGTATCAAGTGCGTTAGGTCTTCCTGTTGAAGGTGTTGCATTTATGGTTAGTGCTACTATATTCGTATCTGGTATAACTACTTTTATTCAGGCAAAAAAAATTGGTCCTGTTGGTAGTGGTTTGCCTTGCGTTATGGGAACTGACTTTACTTTTGTTGCTCCATCATTAGTTGTAGGAGTAAATATGGGATTGGGACTTCCTGGTATATTTGGTGCAACTATATTGGGATCATTTAGTGAAATGATACTAAGTAGATTTATTAAACCACTAATGAGGTTTTTTCCTCCTATAGTAACTGGTACAGTTGTTACCCTTATAGGGACTACTTTACTTCCTGTAGCTATGGACTGGGCTGCTGGTGGTGCTCACTTAGCTGGAACACCTGAATATGGTAGTCTAAGAAACGTGATTATATCAGTTACTGTACTATTAATCATAGTTTTCTTAAATAGATATGGAAAAGGTATTCTGGGAAGTGCTTCAGTTTTAATAGGTATAGTTATTGGATATTTAATATGTTTGCCTTTAAATATGCTTGATTTACAAGCTGTTGCTGATGCTCGTTGGTTCTCACTTCCTCAGATATTTAAATACGGGGTAGAATTTAATATAGCAGCATTGATTGCATTCATACCTGCATACTTAGTTACTACTATAGAAACTGTAGGGGTTTTAATTGCTGTAGGTGAAGCCTGTGAGTCAGAATCATCTAATAAGCAAGTTGCTGATGGAGTGTTAGCCGATGGAGTTGG
This window harbors:
- a CDS encoding cysteine hydrolase family protein — encoded protein: MSNQHRYGIVVIDMLNDFIGEKAPLRCPGGEEIVPNLQKLFKWVRERNAAGKDDVQLIHIQEAHRKNDADFRVRPVHAIKGTWGSDFIKELYPEGEEYAIPKRRHSSFWHTDLDLYLREENLDTVVVTGVWTNVCVRSTAADALALAYRVITLRDGVHSKDEAQHQNGLVDLSIFTKVIDIDEFTSAIDAGNDPWAGAGDQQNKVQG
- a CDS encoding dihydroorotase gives rise to the protein MSYDVIIKNAKIPQGDNTVLTNILVKDEKIAGFVSTIHGIEAKETIDAEGHLTFPGFIDSHTHIMYHGFGHRENWVTGTSAAARGGVSTIIDMPCCTVPSTRTVKQLELKIDIANAQTIVDYGLWGGVTGEDVREGWMHNVKEQADFGVVAFKVYMTPSVPTYPRVTDPEMLECFKEVAKTGLPIGIHAENFAICDFYVKKFQEEGRMDGPAWSEARNELAEKVAIELGISFAEATGARLHIVHMSTGIGAKLIGEAKKRGINATSESCPHYLTLNYQEAMTKHGSQAKIAPPIRTSADNEEQWEGLRNGSIDFMATDHAPYEIESEKNKEGMNIWTAFPGIPGVETMAPIIISEGLNKGRLSLSRTVEVLSTNAAKHYGLYPKKGAMEIGSDADFAIVDLEKKWTIDAKGNQASMCGYTPLDGMELKGRVLKTIVRGTVVFDDTQEGVLPTLTDAELEKTVHNFPEGTEEKFADIFEQFPELAAAEYDRSYRKLHPEKINEDVRRIKGIMVKPGFGKYVKRQSIQVLPKTITYGTTTPTGVNRRERESLPEFNK
- a CDS encoding PucR family transcriptional regulator: MSRQNGITIEEVLKMDCMKNCKIIAGFKGIKNTISSVNVMADPDVISWVEEGDLLLMTGYSFKKITLQEQKNIIKESSKKGLAGIGIKVHPYLETLPSEVLELAENLNFPVIDIYYATPLSDIMTPIFNEIFNRQAYLLKKIEKIYEQFMNAMLKGQNIKDITNLIGDNIKNPVLVKLDVQDKEISQFELIESDKKDILFENVLNFYKNPNRYSEKKIDESNELLDSKYIKRIVVPVIAKDSVFGHIFAWGVNKPLGGYALSVLEIASTTIALEVLKILSVREVENRYKSEFIEDLISLDSKRKEKAIERASFFNLNRNDKFLSVTIKIKGKDNVEEKNFTKLDGVVNSLELYLSKVHDHIERSIRDLELTGVVASKTELIIILLSFKDDESIERALNEFSKQIESIDERFKSIDMSVGIGRVNSYLENFANSYIDSIKAISTGKILKENLVTNFENLGIFKILSQDHLEEELSKFYDGTIKPLVDYDEKKSTELVKTLQSYFDNNGNLKKMSDELFTHYNTVLYRVQRIMEITNMDLENPNDRLNLEISLKIKQLLGK
- a CDS encoding cyclodeaminase/cyclohydrolase family protein, translated to MLLVERTVNDFVEVVESDAPAPGGGSVSALAAGLGSALTAMVGGLSIGRKAFDALEDSQKTEIEEGTKKAIELRKRLMEIVDEDTNAFNDYMEALKLPKETDEEKAARKQAMEDAMKGAVRVPLEAAQKALESVKLIDSFLKYGNQNAITDAGVASLIGTAGVQGAVYNVLINLGSISDQAFNDEMRKTCDELVKEAKALREVHEKDVFSKLA
- a CDS encoding UbiD family decarboxylase — translated: METQMLRATINKLEQLGEIEYCNTQVDPKFELGAVLRYFSNRKPIMFNKPKGYDMPVLGGLYGNRELYYKLMNDVTSENRLFRFMDAIANPQPAKMVNNGPIKENIVTGNIDIPRMFPVPTSHEKDSGAFITAGMFIVRDPETGYTHMAVRRFQINGGNSISALVSGHSPALLEQFAEFEKINKPLECAVVLGYDATYLLASQIGSRRYGLDKHEVDSALRGEPLELVKCHTVDLEVPAYAEMVLEGVLVPNKRVIEGPFGELMGYYGEVAPNPVMEVKCIMHRNNAIFQHAFPCREEHLANGLIREAELYAAIKNATIDVQDVNITVGAGCRLHAIISIKKRKAGDAKTAILAALGSSYDIKHVVIVDEDINIYDSSSVELALSSRVQASQDVVIVPGALGSGLESSHVARGVTDKMGIDATKPLGEYAHLFEMAIIPGFEGELDIEKYLPGIKNK
- a CDS encoding UbiX family flavin prenyltransferase, coding for MRVVVGISGGSGAIYGVALLKILQELNIETHLVVSTLGEYVVEHECGIKLEELKGLATHFHENKDLAAPIASGSFKTDAMVIVPCSMKTVSAVANGLSDNLLTRAADVIIKENRKLVVVPRETPLSQIHLENMLKLSRAGVTVLPPSPGFYSHPETIGDIVSGIVARILDQIGIEHNLITRWGE
- a CDS encoding uracil-xanthine permease family protein: MKECQNLQGNSSELICRLDEKPPLGMSILLAFQHIVTAFGGIVAVPLVVSSALGLPVEGVAFMVSATIFVSGITTFIQAKKIGPVGSGLPCVMGTDFTFVAPSLVVGVNMGLGLPGIFGATILGSFSEMILSRFIKPLMRFFPPIVTGTVVTLIGTTLLPVAMDWAAGGAHLAGTPEYGSLRNVIISVTVLLIIVFLNRYGKGILGSASVLIGIVIGYLICLPLNMLDLQAVADARWFSLPQIFKYGVEFNIAALIAFIPAYLVTTIETVGVLIAVGEACESESSNKQVADGVLADGVGSFIAGFFGAGPNTSFSQNVGLIPLTRVASRHVVIVAGIILAILGIFPKLATLIAIMPNPVLGGAGIVMFGVVAASGIKTLGNIRLNNRNLIIIAVSLGIGLGITFRPDYFAQLPGILKTIFSSGISAGTVVALLLNILLKEEKTDKPNLV
- a CDS encoding cyclase family protein, which encodes MNLRLVDLTQDIYEGMPLYGIHQKTFIMTNQTHEQSKAATGSDLGFYARNILMSEHCGTHSDAVLEFKEGGKDIVDMPIEYFYGSAICVDLTHMRYPDYIEVKDLQEAIAKSGQEIRKGDIFLMYTGLFNREYPGAGYQNHYTGVSYEAAKWLAEQGVVNIGVDAPAIDQTPDDLTFAGHKVCGEYGITNTENLCNLDQVVNKRFLYFGLPLKIPGGTGSPIRAVALLED